A window from Phalacrocorax aristotelis chromosome 5, bGulAri2.1, whole genome shotgun sequence encodes these proteins:
- the LOC142057059 gene encoding scavenger receptor cysteine-rich type 1 protein M130-like, producing MVPIGALGLLLCVQLCRAELQGTGAAVGAHTTPQPSPGLGTLLTAGTEELRLVGGGGRCAGRVEVKHDGEWGSVCTYDHIPHGDWGTVVCRQLGCGAVAKASPYAPFGQGTGRIWLQPWCRGGEEKLEDCLHFGWGQHYCGHEWDIGVTCAEAVELRLVGGGGPCAGRVEVKLRGQWGSVLDHNWDMEDAEVVCHQLGCGSATGAYVASTHFGQGSGPVSLVWTDCRGNETAIWECDSRGWGPYRLFHNYDVAVTCQSRSRAVRGGTPIPAHPSPLTPMSLPAGFARLVGGDSACAGRLEVRQGRTWSSVCEDHVDIKAAQVVCRELGCGAVLAVPGTGRFQEGTGSLWQEGFECTGTEPFLAACARRPLHGQGCSGHASIICSPYTRFRLANSSSGCSGRVEVEVGGTWGSVCATGWDLPDTHVLCHHLGCGTAAATAVPQGGSLGSGDRPLWQDTFRCSGTERHPGECPTTVLGEPTCPPGLAATINCSGTVEPLRLVEGESRCDGRLEVSASPGAWARMPAGLWDARGASVVCQQLGCGAPEKVYAVAGSGAAGPQGLRCAGTEDNLAQCNVSHTAATPTGSPDEVVVVCSGECPGKGWGVPAPPAAAPARSPACPAGSRRVRLAGGRGRCAGRVEVYANGTWATVCQESWDLADATVVCRQLGCGTALEAPASPPVGPGTGPLWPHAAACAGNEASLWDCPASAQHGCQRGGGAGAVCSEHLSLRLVGGSSPCSGHLEVFYNNTWGRVCAEGTTSATAAVVCRQLGCGETGTLVDTPALALAWLAWVGCKEGATSLWRCPSAPWHLQNCSDGRGAHITCDKDTDSTSGTPTPAPGSRCPDGATCTALPSTSSPAAAVGTVPVSTVLCVLLGTLLCLALGALAVQAYRARAGRRGLGRAADAVSDAVYEELDYTVLPDYQEVPSRSGSLSEGSGKKLPYDTGDSMEERDPEAAPDSPAQHRPHDGYDDAADVPQEPPAPGAGDVSEGGAQSSWGRLPPTGGSCLPTSPPRDTREPPAQPPGDTDYDDVGIGTPGTSL from the exons ATGGTGCCCATCGGGGCGTTGGGGCTGCTCTTGTGCGTGCAGCTGTGCCGGGCTGAGCTCCAAGGCACGGGGGCAGCCGTGGGGGCACACACCACCCCCCAGCCTTCGCCCGGCCTCGGCACCCTCCTCACCGCAGGCACCGAGGAGCTGCGGCTggtgggcggcggcgggcgctgcGCCGGGAGGGTGGAGGTCAAGCACGATGGCGAGTGGGGCTCCGTCTGCACCTACGACCATATTCCTCATGGTGACTGGGGCACCGTGGTGTGCcggcagctgggctgtggtgcGGTGGCCAAGGCGTCCCCCTACGCCCCATTTGGGCAGGGCACCGGCCGGATTTGGCTCCAGCCCTGGTGCAGGGGCGGTGAGGAGAAGCTGGAGGACTGTTTACATTTTGGCTGGGGACAGCACTATTGCGGCCATGAGTGGGACATCGGGGTGACCTGTGCAG AGGCGGTGGAGCTGCGGCTGGTGGGCGGCGGAGGTCCCTGCGCCGGGAGGGTGGAGGTGAAGCTGCGGGGCCAATGGGGATCGGTGTTGGACCACAACTGGGACATGGAAGATGCCGAGGTGGTGTGCCATCAGCTGGGCTGTGGATCTGCCACCGGTGCCTACGTCGCCAGCACACACTTCGGCCAAGGGTCTGGTCCCGTCAGCCTGGTCTGGACCGACTGCCGTGGGAACGAAACGGCCATCTGGGAATGCGACAGCCGTGGCTGGGGACCCTACAGACTCTTTCACAACTACGATGTTGCCGTCACCTGCCAAAGTAGGAGCCGTGCGGTGCGGGGGGGCACACCCATCCCGGCACATCCCTCACCATTGACCCCCATGTCTCTCCCAGCGGGGTTTGCCCGGCTGGTCGGCGGCGACAGCGCCTGTGCCGGGCGGCTGGAGGTGCGGCAGGGCCGAACGTGGAGCAGCGTCTGCGAGGACCACGTGGACATCAAGGCGGCCCAGGTGGTCTGCCGGGAGCTGGGCTGCGGCGCGGTGCTGGCCGTCCCCGGCACCGGCCGCTTTCAGGAGGGAACGGGGTCGCTCTGGCAGGAGGGGTTTGAGTGCACCGGCACCGAGCCCTTCCTCGCCGCCTGTGCCCGGCGGCCGCTCCACGGACAGGGCTGCAGCGGCCACGCCAGCATCATCTGCTCCC CCTACACGCGTTTCCGTCTGGCGAACAGCAGCTCGGGCTGCTCCGGCCgggtggaggtggaggtgggGGGCACGTGGGGGTCCGTCTGCGCCACCGGCTGGGACCTGCCCGACACCCACGTCCTCTGCCACCACCTCGGCTGCGgcaccgccgccgccaccgccgtgCCCCAGGGAGGCTCCCTCGGCAGCGGGGACAGGCCGCTGTGGCAGGACACCTTCCGCTGCAGCGGGACCGAGCGGCACCCAGGCGAGTGCCCCACCACGGTGCTGGGGGAGCCCACCTGCCCCCCCGGCCTCGCCGCCACCATCAACTGCTCAG GCACTGTGGAGCCCCTGCGGCTGGTGGAGGGGGAGAGCCGGTGCGACGGGCGGCTGGAGGTCTCCGCAAGCCCCGGGGCCTGGGCCCGCATGCCGGCGGGGCTCTGGGATGCCCGCGGTGCCAGCGTGGtgtgccagcagctgggctgcggCGCGCCGGAGAAGGTCTACGCCGTGGCGGGCTCGGGCGCGGCAGGGCCGCAAGGGCTGCGCTGTGCCGGCACCGAGGACAACCTGGCCCAGTGCAACGTCTCGCACACGGCCGCCACGCCGACCGGCAGCCCCGACGAGGTGGTCGTCGTCTGCTCAGGTGAGTGTCCCGGGAAGGGCTGGGGGGTGCCGGCACCGCCAGCGGCCGCCCCAGCCCGCTCCCCTGCGTGCCCCGCAGGCAGCCGGCGCGTGAGGCTGGCGGGCGGCCGCGGGCGCTGCGCCGGGCGGGTGGAGGTCTACGCCAACGGCACCTGGGCCACCGTCTGCCAGGAAAGCTGGGACCTGGCGGACGCCACCGTCGTCTGCCGCCAGCTGGGCTGCGGAACCGCGCTGGAGGCACCCGCATCGCCTCCCGTCGGTCCCGGCACGGGGCCGCTGTGGCCGCACGCCGCTGCCTGCGCCGGCAACGAGGCGTCTCTCTGGGATTGCCCGGCCTCGGCACAGCACGGCTGCCagcgcggtggcggggcgggaGCCGTCTGCTCAG AGCACCTCTCCCTGCGGCTGGTGGGcggcagcagcccctgcagcgGGCACCTGGAGGTGTTCTACAACAACACCTGGGGCCGCGTGTGCGCCGAAGGCACCACCTCCGCTACTGCGGCCGTTGTGTGCCGGCAGCTGGGCTGCGGGGAGACGGGGACTCTGGTGGACACCCCCGCCCTTGCCCTTGCCTGGCTGGCCTGGGTGGGCTGCAAGGAGGGGGCCACATCGCTCTGGCGCTGCCCCTCGGCACCCTGGCACCTGCAGAATTGCAGCGACGGCAGGGGCGCCCACATCACTTGTGACAAGGACACGGACAGCACAAGCGGGAcgcccaccccggccccggggagCCGCTGCCCCGACGGTGCCACTTGCACAG ctctccccagcaccagcagcccgGCGGCAGCGGTGGGGACCGTGCCGGTGTCCACGGTGCTGTGTGTGCTCCTGGGGACGCTGCTGTGCCTGGCCCTGGGCGCCCTGGCCGTGCAGGCGTACCGTGCCCGTGCTGGGCGCCGAG GCCTCGGCAGAGCCGCGGACGCTGTCTCCGATGCCGTCTACGAGGAGCTGGACTACACCGTGCTGCCGGACTACCAGGAGGTGCCCAGTCGCTCAG GCTCCCTCTCGGAGGGCTCGGGGAAGAAGCTGCCGTATGACACCGGGGACAGCATGGAGGAGAGAGACCCCGAGGCAGCCCCAG ActcccctgcccagcacagaccccacGACGGCTATGATGATGCCGCGGACGTGCCGCAAGAGCCCCCCGCTCCCGGCGCTGGGGACGTCTCCGAGGGGGGAGCGCAGAGCAGCTGGGGCCGTCTCCCACCCACAG GTGGGAGCTGCCTCCCCACAAGTCCCCCACGAGACACAAGGGAGCCCCCGGCACAGCCACCGGGGGACACAGACTATGACGACGTTGGCATCGGCACCCCGGGGACATCGCTGTGA
- the LOC142057060 gene encoding scavenger receptor cysteine-rich type 1 protein M130-like, which produces MVPIGALGLLLCVQLCRAELQGTGAAVGAHTTPQPSPGLGTLLTAGTEELRLVGGGGRCAGRVEVKHDGEWGSVCTYDYVPHGDWGTVVCRQLGCGAVAKASPYAPFGQGTGRIWLQPWCRGGEEKLEDCLHFGWGQHYCGHEWDIGVTCAEAVELRLVGGGGPCAGRVEVKLQGQWGSVADHNWDMEDAEVVCQQLGCGSATGAYVASTHFGQGSGPVSLVWTDCRGNETAIWECDSRGWGPYSVNHDYDVAVTCQTGFARLVGGDSACAGRLEVRQGRTWSSVCEDHVDIKAAQVVCRELGCGAVLAVPGTGRFQEGTGSLWQEGFECTGTEPFLAACARRPLHGQGCSGHASIICSPYTRFRLANSSSGCSGRVEVEVGGTWGSVCATGWDLPDTHVLCHHLGCGTAAATAVPQGGSLGSGDRPLWQDTFRCSGTERHPGECPTTVLGEPTCPPGLAATINCSGRAPAVLLLRPLGTLGDVAGTVEPLRLVEGESRCDGRLEVSASPGAWARMPAGLWDARGASVVCRQLGCGAPEKVYAVAGSGAAGPQGLRCAGTEDNLAQCNVSRTAATPTGSPDEVVVVCSGECPGKGWGVPAPPAAAPARSPACPAGSRRVRLAGGRGRCAGRVEVYANGTWATVCQESWDLADATVVCRQLGCGTALEAPASPPVGPGTGPLWPHAAACAGNEASLWDCPASAQHGCQRGGGAGAVCSEHLSLRLVGGSSPCSGHLEVFYNNTWGRVCAEGTTSATAAVVCRQLGCGETGTLVDTPALALAWLAWVGCKEGATSLWRCPSAPWHLQNCSDGRGAHITCDKDTDSTSGTPTPAPGSRCPDGATCTALPSTSSLAAAVGTVPVSTVLCVLLGTLLCLALGALAVQAYRARAGRRGLGRAADAVSDAVYEELDYTVLPDYQEVPSRSGSLSEGSGKKLPYDTGDSMEERDPEAAPDSPAQHRPHDGYDDAADVPQEPPAPGAGDVSEGGAQSSWGRLPPTGGSCLPTSPPRDTREPPAQPPGDTDYDDIGIGTPGTSL; this is translated from the exons ATGGTGCCCATCGGGGCGTTGGGGCTGCTcttgtgtgtgcagctgtgCCGGGCTGAGCTCCAAGGCACGGGGGCAGCCGTGGGGGCGCACACCACCCCCCAGCCCTCGCCCGGCCTCGGCACCCTCCTCACCGCAGGCACCGAGGAGCTGCGGCTggtgggcggcggcgggcgctgcGCCGGGAGGGTGGAGGTCAAGCACGATGGCGAGTGGGGCTCCGTCTGCACCTACGACTATGTTCCTCATGGTGACTGGGGCACCGTGGTGTGCcggcagctgggctgtggtgcGGTGGCCAAGGCGTCCCCCTACGCCCCATTTGGGCAGGGCACCGGCCGGATTTGGCTCCAGCCCTGGTGCAGGGGCGGTGAGGAGAAGCTGGAGGACTGTTTACATTTTGGCTGGGGACAGCACTATTGCGGCCATGAGTGGGACATCGGGGTGACCTGTGCAG AGGCGGTGGAGCTGCGGCTAGTGGGCGGCGGAGGTCCCTGCGCCGGGAGGGTGGAGGTGAAGCTGCAGGGCCAATGGGGATCGGTGGCGGACCACAACTGGGACATGGAAGATGCCGAGGTGGtgtgccagcagctgggctgtggaTCTGCCACCGGTGCCTACGTCGCCAGCACACACTTCGGCCAAGGGTCTGGTCCCGTCAGCCTGGTCTGGACCGACTGCCGTGGGAACGAAACGGCCATCTGGGAATGCGACAGCCGTGGCTGGGGACCCTACAGCGTCAATCACGACTACGACGTCGCCGTCACCTGCCAAA CGGGGTTTGCCCGGCTGGTCGGCGGCGACAGCGCCTGTGCCGGGCGGCTGGAGGTGCGGCAGGGCCGAACGTGGAGCAGCGTCTGCGAGGACCACGTGGACATCAAGGCGGCCCAGGTGGTCTGCCGGGAGCTGGGCTGCGGCGCGGTGCTGGCCGTCCCCGGCACCGGCCGCTTTCAGGAGGGAACGGGGTCGCTCTGGCAGGAGGGGTTTGAGTGCACCGGCACCGAGCCCTTCCTCGCCGCCTGTGCCCGGCGGCCGCTCCACGGACAGGGCTGCAGCGGCCACGCCAGCATCATCTGCTCCC CCTACACGCGTTTCCGTCTGGCGAACAGCAGCTCGGGCTGCTCCGGCCgggtggaggtggaggtgggGGGCACGTGGGGGTCCGTCTGCGCCACCGGCTGGGACCTGCCCGACACCCACGTCCTCTGCCACCACCTCGGCTGCGgcaccgccgccgccaccgccgtgCCCCAGGGAGGCTCCCTCGGCAGCGGGGACAGGCCGCTGTGGCAGGACACCTTCCGCTGCAGCGGGACCGAGCGGCACCCAGGCGAGTGCCCCACCACGGTGCTGGGGGAGCCCACCTGCCCCCCCGGCCTCGCCGCCACCATCAACTGCTCAGGTCG GGCCCCGgcggtgctgctgctgcggccCCTTGGCACACTCGGGGACGTTGCAGGCACTGTGGAGCCCCTGCGGCTGGTGGAGGGGGAGAGCCGGTGCGACGGGCGGCTGGAGGTCTCCGCAAGCCCCGGGGCCTGGGCCCGCATGCCGGCGGGGCTCTGGGATGCCCGCGGTGCCAGCGTGGTGTGCCGGCAGCTGGGCTGCGGCGCGCCGGAGAAGGTCTACGCCGTGGCGGGCTCGGGCGCGGCAGGGCCGCAAGGGCTGCGCTGTGCCGGCACCGAGGACAACCTGGCCCAGTGCAACGTCTCGCGCACGGCCGCCACGCCGACCGGCAGCCCCGACGAGGTGGTCGTCGTCTGCTCAGGTGAGTGTCCCGGGAAGGGCTGGGGGGTGCCGGCACCGCCAGCGGCCGCCCCAGCCCGCTCCCCTGCGTGCCCCGCAGGCAGCCGGCGCGTGAGGCTGGCGGGCGGCCGCGGGCGCTGCGCCGGGCGGGTGGAGGTCTACGCCAACGGCACCTGGGCCACCGTCTGCCAGGAAAGCTGGGACCTGGCGGACGCCACCGTCGTCTGCCGCCAGCTGGGCTGCGGAACCGCGCTGGAGGCACCCGCATCGCCTCCCGTCGGTCCCGGCACGGGGCCGCTGTGGCCGCACGCCGCTGCCTGCGCCGGCAACGAGGCGTCTCTCTGGGATTGCCCGGCCTCGGCACAGCACGGCTGCCagcgcggtggcggggcgggaGCCGTCTGCTCAG AGCACCTCTCCCTGCGGCTGGTGGGcggcagcagcccctgcagcgGGCACCTGGAGGTGTTCTACAACAACACCTGGGGCCGCGTGTGCGCCGAAGGCACCACCTCCGCTACTGCGGCCGTTGTGTGCCGGCAGCTGGGCTGCGGGGAGACGGGGACTCTGGTGGACACCCCCGCCCTTGCCCTTGCCTGGCTGGCCTGGGTGGGCTGCAAGGAGGGGGCCACATCGCTCTGGCGCTGCCCCTCGGCACCCTGGCACCTGCAGAATTGCAGCGACGGCAGGGGCGCCCACATCACTTGTGACAAGGACACGGACAGCACAAGCGGGAcgcccaccccggccccggggagCCGCTGCCCCGACGGTGCCACTTGCACAG ctctccccagcaccagcagcctgGCGGCAGCGGTGGGGACCGTGCCGGTGTCCACGGTGCTGTGTGTGCTCCTGGGGACGCTGCTGTGCCTGGCCCTGGGCGCCCTGGCCGTGCAGGCGTACCGTGCCCGTGCTGGGCGCCGAG GCCTCGGCAGAGCCGCGGACGCTGTCTCCGATGCCGTCTACGAGGAGCTGGACTACACCGTGCTGCCGGACTACCAGGAGGTGCCCAGTCGCTCAG GCTCCCTCTCGGAGGGCTCGGGGAAGAAGCTGCCGTATGACACCGGGGACAGCATGGAGGAGAGAGACCCCGAGGCAGCCCCAG ActcccctgcccagcacagaccccacGACGGCTATGATGATGCCGCGGACGTGCCGCAAGAGCCCCCCGCTCCCGGCGCTGGGGACGTCTCCGAGGGGGGAGCGCAGAGCAGCTGGGGCCGTCTCCCACCCACAG GTGGGAGCTGCCTCCCCACAAGTCCCCCACGAGACACAAGGGAGCCCCCGGCACAGCCACCGGGGGACACAGACTATGACGACATTGGCATCGGCACCCCGGGGACATCGCTGTGA